Proteins from one Euwallacea similis isolate ESF13 chromosome 13, ESF131.1, whole genome shotgun sequence genomic window:
- the LOC136412893 gene encoding zinc finger protein 143-like: MDRMMDGEPDLPMFSLIPKGPECTEDSDESGVIYLTIREENTVESDCEDPVSLIIQDNSILDASAVLNSGIKIIMLGDEQYFYIPSEDQAASESIEAIDEPQFTDEDQKAVATDNELLSSALLGEISDTTDPIEMIMINNLEDQNPARDKAKKYKCLYKGCEKVYSSSQHLTVHMRNHVNSKPFPCTYEGCNKKFATNYSLTTHHRTHTGEKPYMCPQCSKSFKTSGDLMKHVRIHTGEKPFICPVEGCGKAFTTSNIRKVHVRSHTGERPYICDYPNCGKAFASCTNYKNHARIHSGEKPYVCTVEGCDKTFTEYSSLYKHQAVHRLEKPHDCEYCRQKFKSDYTLNVHRKMKHRVLVSPEGIQLLDLESMGLSSFVS; the protein is encoded by the exons atgGATAGAATGATGG atgGCGAACCTGATTTGCCAATGTTCTCTCTCATCCCCAAAGGGCCAGAATGCACTGAAGATTCTGATGAAAGTGGGGTGATTTACTTAACTATCAGAGAAGAAAATACGGTTGAATCTGACTGCGAAGACCCCGTATCTCTCATCATCCAAGATAATTCAATTCTAGATGCCTCTGCTGTGCTTAACTCTGGGATTAAAATCATTATGTTGGGGGACGAACAGTACTTTTATATTCCATCTGAAGACCAAG CTGCAAGCGAAAGCATTGAAGCAATTGATGAACCTCAATTTACTGATGAGGATCAAAAAGCAGTTGCTACTGACAATGAATTATTATCGAGTGCCCTTTTAGGAGAAATTTCTGATACTACTG ATCCAATTGAAATGATAATGATAAACAACCTTGAGGACCAGAATCCAGCCAGGGACAAAGCGAAGAAATATAAGTGTCTATATAAAGGCTGTGAAAAGGTGTATTCAAGCTCTCAACATCTCACT GTCCACATGCGAAATCACGTTAACAGCAAGCCATTTCCATGCACCTATGAAGGCTGCAATAAGAAATTTGCCACTAATTATTCATTAACTACACACCACAGAACGCATACAGGTGAAAAGCCCTATATGTGTCCTCAGTGTTCCAAGAGCTTTAAGACTTCAGGGGATTTAATGAAGCATGTCAGAATACACACAG GGGAAAAACCATTTATTTGCCCAGTGGAAGGTTGTGGGAAGGCTTTTACCACCTCCAACATAAGGAAAGTCCATGTTAGATCTCATACAGGGGAGCGGCCTTATATCTGCGATTATCCCAACTGCGGGAAAGCCTTTGCCTCCTGTACTAACTACAAAAATCACGCCAGAATTCATTCTGGTGAAAAACCTTATGTTTGTACTGTAGAA GGATGTGATAAAACATTTACTGAATATTCCTCGTTGTACAAACACCAGGCTGTGCACCGCCTTGAGAAGCCCCACGATTGCGAGTATTGTAGACAAAAGTTTAAGTCTGATTATACGTTAAATGTGCACAGAAAGATGAAACACAGAGTTTTGGTGTCGCCAGAGGGGATTCAGCTATTGGATTTGGAGTCTATGGGGCTGTCCAGTTTTGTCTCGTAA
- the LOC136413185 gene encoding soma ferritin-like, whose protein sequence is MKQKNNALQCVLKEFRRGLGLSLNYYKKSSGPVFYKVNLVKFYNDSKQLYNVSTCNNLIKQKSSGDGSGKYCTENKEHPSRHKFHKEIERALNKQIEMEFNASFAYLSMASYYGRSEVALPGCQGFFIMMHQEEHEHAIIFLNYVLMRGGHVRVPTVSPPKKSDWNDISKTFAEGVRLECQVKEKLEELVELSEKHRDHQLVDYISGEFLEEQNKSIQRLGRLLTRSKMVSNAVGEYLFDKHLYDSFVRNSKSNLMYTSHLPAETNKKVYK, encoded by the exons atgaagcaaaaaaataatgcCCTGCAGTGCGTCTTGAAGGAATTTAGGCGAGGCCTGGGCCTGAGCCTCAACTATTACAAGAAAAGTAGCGGGCCCGTTTTCTATAAAGTGAATCTGGTTAAGTTTTACAACGACTCTAAGCAGCTTTACAACGTAAGCACTTGCAACAATTTAATCAAACAAAAATCCAGTGGAGATGGCAGTGGCAAATATTGCACAGAAAATAAAGAGCATCCAA GTCGACATAAGTTCCATAAAGAAATAGAGAGAGCTTTAAATAAGCAGATAGAAATGGAATTTAACGCCTCGTTTGCTTATTTATCCATGGCAAGTTATTACGGAAGAAGCGAAGTTGCTTTGCCTGGATGTCAAGGATTTTTCATTATGATGCACCA AGAAGAACATGAGCATGCAATAATATTCTTGAATTATGTCCTAATGCGAGGGGGGCATGTTCGAGTCCCCACAGTTTCTCCCCCCAAGAAGTCGGATTGGAATGACATTTCCAAGACTTTTGCTGAAGGAGTGCGGTTAGAGTGTCAAGTTAAAGAG aaACTTGAAGAATTAGTGGAGCTCTCAGAAAAACACAGGGACCATCAGCTTGTCGACTATATTTCTGGAGAATTTTTGGAGGAACAG AACAAGTCGATTCAACGCTTGGGGCGATTGCTAACAAGGTCGAAAATGGTCAGCAACGCTGTAGGGGAGTACCTCTTCGATAAGCATTTGTACGATTCCTTCGTCAGAAACTCCAAATCCAACCTGATGTACACCTCGCATTTGCCTGCggaaactaataaaaaagtttataaataa